A region of the Deltaproteobacteria bacterium genome:
GTTGCTACTTGCCTTATACTCGACAACGGCATCTATGCCGTTTAGGATTATGTTGTATATTACTTGCTCAATTAAATGGCTATCGATCCAAGCATTGTGATTGCCGAGAATTTCGCAGCCAAGTGCCACGCCATTAATAGTTGCTTGTGGCCTAACCGCGCTTACGATTTCGCTAATCCACTCGCCTACATCCTTTACTATTTGTCGCTCTGGCTGTATGTCCCGTGCAAACTGAAGGCAGTTTGATATTACTCGATCCAGAGCCTTTATACCCTGATAAATTCTATCTGCTAGCTGAAACGGTTCTGGCTGACCTGCTAAATCCCTTTTTAGCAAACTACAATATAATTCCATGCTGCCGAGTGGATTTCGAATCTCGTGAGCTAGCGACGCTGCCATTTGTCCCATTGCCATTAAGCGTTTTGAGCGGTCTCTCTCGACATGCGTGCCAATATGCATCTATTTTGCACTCCTCGTTGCTTCGCGAGGTGTCATGCCGGTGGCAGTTCCGTTCGGGCTTTCCGCATACGCAGCCCTAACTAACTCGGCATTTAAGGTAGCTTCGGCTATGACAAACCACCGGTCGTTCTCCGAATACCTTTTTTTAAACTGCGCCAGCGCATTTCGAGCCTCCTCTAGTTTGTCTGTCTCTACCAAGGCTTTTACCTCCACGTAGGCACTCCAGGCATCCTCCAACACAGCAGGATAGCTCCGCTTTGCCTCCATCAACCAAGTCATGAGCGCCTCGTAATCGCGTTTGGCGTAATCGACTTCGATTAGTCTCCGCAGAGCTTTTGGCGCAAACTCCGAATCTAGCGGGATATCGGCAAACTGTTTCCGGGCCTCATCTAACTTGCCCGCCCGCTGTTGACATATTCCTAGGAGATATCGCGCCTCATCGCTAGAACCATCACTGCCATCCCCTATGGCCAACCTATAGTACTTTTCCGCTTGACTTCCAATTCCCTGCTCTGCCAAGCTTTCAGCAATGACTAACCAAAATTGTGAACGCAGATCCGATGGGCCTAACTCCCCGGCTCCTTTTTCAGCAAAGACTCGCGCCTCTTCGTAGCGTCGCTCCTGCAATTCCATGATGGCGCGCGACAACAAAACGTCGTATTTCGTAGCGGGATCTTTTGTGAACAGAAGAGAGTCGGCGAGAATATCATCCCAAATGCTACGCGCCTGCTCCGCATGGCCCAGTGCCCAAGCGCTTCGCGCTGCGGCTAGCCGATCTGGCAAATTGACCTCTACTTCGTTTTCTCTTTCTAGAAAAGCCGCCAGTGCGTCGAAATGCCTACCGTCGCGTGATAGCTGGGATACGCTATCGTAGGCCGAGGTGCGGTCGCTAGTAACTTCGGCTACGCTTTGGGAGAGTATTTCGGCAGCCACTGTTCTTGTCGTGCCGATCGGCGCCACTACTGCCGTTAGCTCGAACAGTATGGCGACCACCCAGTGATTTGCGACTTTTACCTGCAACATCACCTGCCCTGTGCTTGACCTGCTGCCTCGTTATTATCCTCTTCATCCGCGTACTCTAGCCCTTTTTTCTTGATCTTTTCCACTAGAGTAGTGCGATTTAAACTTAGTAATCTGGCGGCCGCCTTTTTGTTGCCACCGGTGCGTTGCAGCGCTTGAAGGATTAGGTCATTTTCAAATTCCTCAACGACGGCGTTAAAGTCCAGTCCATCATTTGGCAACACGGCGTACTTGACCGCTGTGTTGTAGGGCTTCGTGAAATTAACTATATGGTCTGGCAGATCCGCAACCTGAACTACGTCAGCGTCATGTAGTATCGTCAGGCGCTCGATTAGATTTTCAAACTCTCTAACATTTCCTGGCCAAGGATATTGCCTAAAACTCTCCATTGCTTCAGGGCTAAAGACAAGTGGTTTGCAGGCATTTTGTTCGGCAAAGGCATAGCTAAAATAGTTAGCTAGCATTTCGATATCAGTCCTTCTTTCTCTAAGCGGCGGAATCTCGATTGGGACTACTTGCAGCCTATAGTACAAATCCTCGCGAAACTTGCCGTCGCGAAGCTGATCTAGCAAATCGACATTAGTTGCCGCTACAATGCGCACATTTATTGGTTGAGCCTTGAGACCGCCTACTGGCTCAACTACTCTTTCCTGCAAAACCCGCAAGAGCTTAATTTGCAGGTGGG
Encoded here:
- a CDS encoding HAMP domain-containing histidine kinase, with amino-acid sequence MHIGTHVERDRSKRLMAMGQMAASLAHEIRNPLGSMELYCSLLKRDLAGQPEPFQLADRIYQGIKALDRVISNCLQFARDIQPERQIVKDVGEWISEIVSAVRPQATINGVALGCEILGNHNAWIDSHLIEQVIYNIILNGIDAVVEYKASSNSAADYLPAVSIVSDASSKEFWRIDVVDNGGGIPAELRERIFDPFFTTKTKGTGLGLAVVHSIVAAHGGHIEIERVGGEKTKFSIFIPSCHTITRKESDV
- a CDS encoding sigma-54-dependent Fis family transcriptional regulator, yielding MFEQIIETSTQQPIGTFSEPIRSARQNAFDCIVTAHPEMRKVFYIAEKVAAASSTVLLLGESGTGKELIARAIHDLSGRKGPFVPVNCGAIPDNLLESELFGYEKGAFTGAVTSKIGRFMLANNGTIFLDEIGEMSPHLQIKLLRVLQERVVEPVGGLKAQPINVRIVAATNVDLLDQLRDGKFREDLYYRLQVVPIEIPPLRERRTDIEMLANYFSYAFAEQNACKPLVFSPEAMESFRQYPWPGNVREFENLIERLTILHDADVVQVADLPDHIVNFTKPYNTAVKYAVLPNDGLDFNAVVEEFENDLILQALQRTGGNKKAAARLLSLNRTTLVEKIKKKGLEYADEEDNNEAAGQAQGR